The region ATTTTATTAATTCAGTCTATTTTGTCTCGTCTAACTAAATTCATTTAAAAATTAACCAAATATGCAGCTTAAATGGCTTTagaaattgtacacgcaatgaatgcttgtctgcataagttatataacttgtacactttatccaactatttttttttatcttacatggacatatgtcataatacttaatatttattcccttctcatgtatagacgtatgcacttcaattttaattctccggcacatttattttctccgtgcacttttacttgttcacttttgacttttcacgaaCCAACACAGCAATACCTACTTGTACCCAAAGCTttataaattgtacacgcaatgaatgcttgtaccaaaagctatataacttaTACATTTTAACCAACtgcttttttatcccacgtggacatatgtcatagtgcTTAATATTGATTCCCTTTTCATGTATAGACgtgtgcacttcaattttaattctccgacacatttatttcatccgtgcacttttactcattcacttttgacttttcaggTTCTTCTTTGAATagttattctcttctcatgtatagatgtatgcagttcaattttaattctcctacacaaatttatttcctctgcGCACTTtcacttgttcacttttgacttttcacgttcattaagaattaataaatctcacgtagacatatgtcatagtactaaatatttattctcttctcatgtatacacgtatgcacttcaattttaattctctgacacatatttattttctccgtgcacttttacttattcacttttgacttttcatgttcttgctggatatttattctcttctcatgtatacatgtatgcacttcaactttaattctctgacacatatttatttcctccatgcacttttacatattcatttttgacttttcacgttctttaagaattaataaatgaagtactccctctgtcccatattacttggccacattacttgacttttcacgtgaAGTACTCCCTGTGGATAacgaaattttattaaatttcaatTCACAAGAAATTCGAATTATATTAAATCGAAGATATGTTAGTCCAAATAAACATTGTTAGCTAGTATATTTGGATCAATTATTTAAGTCCAATAAATACGGATTTAATTAAAGGTCCAATTTGGTTGGGCTAGTCCATTGATTTGAGCTACAAATGATGAGCCCAATTTGTCAAGCCTAAGCTGTCATCTTATCCAAGAGGCCCAAATTGGTACCACGGGTCAAATAACGTGGCACACCAAGTCAAATAAAAGAGCCTATAGCgtcatgccacgtgtcaaaatgaTGCAGCATGCCTAGTCAAACCAAAGGCCAATAAAAATGTGCCATGTGTACAAGCGACATGTTCCGGCCAATCAAATATCGACATGTCAGCTTAAATCTGATTGGTCGAAAGAAGCCTGTCCTTATCGcaactcctccatcctacaactataaataggggtctcataATCCAGAAAAGGGACAGAAATTCTAAATAGAAGCCGGggagagctcgtggatcaaatGCCACAAATTTCTCTACAAGCTAAAAGCATTCAAGCATTCAAGCATTCAagtatttctctagaagttctagagatccagatgaagattcaagatcaagcttcaaGCCTTGAATCCAAGaacaagttcaagatcaagaccACCAGATTCAAGATTAAGCTCAAAGGCCCTTGAATTCAATTACAAGTCAAGATAAAATCCATcagttcaagatcaagctcaaaagcccttgaatttattgttgaaaagacgaatcagaggaatcatagagattgtaacactcgCATTCTGAAATCAAATACAACAATTGTTGCAATATTTttctgtcttgattattattttctcgacgcgaattttattgtctacaaaTTCTGGCACGCCCAGTGGGACAATCTCTACCTCTCATCTCAACTTTTCAATCATCAAAGTTTAACAACATCGAGATGACTTCAGATAAGATCAACTCCAAATCAATTTCCTCTAAGGTTGCTAGCTCCAAGTTCTCTGCTGATGTGGAAAGCATCCTCGACATTACCTTTGGTAGCATTGGACCAGTTATGAGGAGCAAAGCAAGCATGTTGGGACAACAAGCACTCCAAGTGTCATCCGTAACAACTCCTGTTTTTGGATCTTCATCTCCAAAAGGAGTGAGATCCTCTACTGATGCATCGGAGGAAGGAAGCCGCATTGCTGAAAAGATTAAGAAGACTCTAGCTCTACTTGATCTCTCTGGATCCAAGAACTCTGCTATGAAGGAAGATGATGATACTTCAAGCGACGGATCCTCTCCACTCACATCACATGAAGTAGGCTAGTCAAAGATCATCTTATGTGATAATCCATGCTATTCTCCAACATCCCCAACAATTATGCAAGCAATGGTAACTAACGCTTCATCAATGGAGGAGACACTGGCAAACTTGACAAAGGTGATTGATGGCTTGGCCAAGCATGTGCAAATCAAGACGCTCGGATTGAGAAGTTGATGGACAAGATGGATGGATTAATGGAAGGTGAATCCGACCACGCACACGGGAAGGGTCCGAGAAGTACAAGAAGGCGAACCTCGTGCAAAACAAGTACCATCTACCAAGGAAATTCTGTTTCTTCGAAGGGATGATTCCGCTTGACCGACTAAAGGTGTTTGTCAAAGGGACTATCAAGGATAAGTACGAAGTTGTTGCCAAGTCTTCGTTTACTTACGGAAAGCCATACACTACAAGAATTGATAGCTTCAAGATGCCCGCTGATTATCAACCTCCCAAATTTCAGCAATTTGAAGGCAAGGGAAATCCAAAGCAACATGTTGCACATTTTGTTGAAACATGTAACAACGCTGGGACCTTTGAAGACTATCTCGTCAACAGTTCATCCCCTTCCTCAAAGGAAATGCCTTTGACTGGTACATATCGATCTTGAGCCTAATTCTATCGATAGTTGGGAGCTGCTAGAGAAGGAGTTCCTCAATCACTTTTATAGCACAAGGCGTACCGTGAGCATGGTTGAACTCATAAGCACTCGCCAGAGGAAGGGCGAACTAGTTATCGATTTCATCAATCGATGGAGAAATGTAAGCCTAAACTGCAAAGATAGGCTCAGCGAAGCTTCTGCAATAGAGATGTGTATCCAAAGAATGCATTCGGGGCTTCACTTCATCTTGCAAGGAATTAAGCCAAGGTCTTTTAAAGAACTAGATACTCATACTCATGACATGGAGTTAAGCATGTCTTTCACTGGGAATGAAGTAATGCTCATATATGACCCTCGCAAAGGAAAGGACAAGCAGGAACCCAAGAAATAGAGCAAGTTCGTTCCCAAGAGTGACAACAAAGAATCTATGAACGTCAATATCTCACCTGTAAAGTTTACTATGAAGGTGAGCAAGAAGCAGAGTATGAAAGCAACTTCCTTCCAAGATAACAAAAGTCGAAAGTCGACCTTGAAGGAGATGCAAGAAAGAGAATACCCCTTCCTGGATTCTGATGTCCCTGAAATTTTTGATGAACTACTTGAGCTGAAACTCATTGAGTTACCAGAGATGAAGCGGCCCAATGAAGCTGGAAGAACAAATGACCTAAACTATTGCAAGTATCATCGACTTGTGGGTCACTCTCTTGAGAAGTGCTTTATCTTCAAGGACAAAGTTATGCAGTTGGCTAATGAAAACAATATTCTGCTTGATGATGAGAAGGCAAGTTCGAATCAAGCCTCTATCACCTTTGGTTCTTTCGATCCGGTCCAGATATGAAGCTTTGAAGAACATGAGGGAGGACCATTGGAGGAAGATAGAACCCAAGTTGATGAAGCCAATGATGAAGGTTGGATTTTGGTGACTAGGCGGAGACGCTGTAAAACAAGTCCACAAAACACCAACTAGGAAAAGGATGGCTAGAAGACCAAGGAAGCAGAAATCAGTTGAGCATCCGAAGAAAGCAAAAGTGGAGGAGAACTACCACCAAGAACCACGACATCCCGTGACTTTGGGGGAATTCCTACCAAGCTGGTTTCGCAATAAGACTGCTCGAGACAACATTGAGGCATCATGCTTCAATACTGATAAAGATGAAGCAAATGATGAAAGCCTATCAACATTGTCTCTATCATCATCTGAAAAGCCTATTGAATCTTCTTCGAAAGAGGTACACACATGTGATACAAGAATCACATTCACAGATAACGATTTTTTACTTGGTGAAACACCACACAATCGTCCATTGTACATGGTGGGCTATGCCCTCGAGAAGAGGATAAACATAATATTGATAAATGATGGATCTGGAGTTAACATTCTTCCTATTCGCACAATGAAGGAACTTGGCATCACAACTGAAGAACTTTCTGAAAGCCGCTTGATGATACAAGGATTCAATCAAGGGGGGCAACGAGCCATAGGTGCTATCAAAGTAGATATCACCATCAAAGATTTGCCATCAAGTGTATGGATGCATGTCATCGACGCAAAGACTTCGTATAATATGTTGCTTGGCAAGCCATGGATACACGAGAACAAAGTTGTCCCATCCTCCTACTATCAGTGTTTGAAGTATCTCGAAGGTAGTGtcaaaaagaagatagttgttgatgataagCTATTTACTGAAGCAGAGTCACACTTCGTCGATGCGAAGTTCTACTTGAAGAACTACATTATGAGAGAAGTAAAAGTCGACGACATCGCAACGACCGACCGTGAGAAGGTCGCAACTAAAAGAGCTGATGAGACTATTGGAAAAGCTGGAGTCGATGCTGAGGTGCCGCACCCCAGTCCGAATAAAGGGAACATTGTgtctttgaagaagaagaagaagaagaagaagaagaagaagaagaagaagaagaagaagaagaagaagaagaagaagaagaagaagaagaagacaactcCCGTGTTCTGCTATGTTCCAAAGTTGAAGAAAGAGGAAGGGAAACCATCTGAAGCTCAAGGAAATGTGTTAGGGGGGCTAACTCTCCCTATCAGAAGAATTGACGCAATAAATTTATCCTCAAAGCTACTTGGAGACTTCGTGGCTCAgaatccgctaaaaaatatGGCACTCCTTACAAACGTACAAATGATTTGAAGGCTTTGATCCAAATGCTTACAAGTTATTTGTCAAGGCTGGGCACAACCCCAATGAGCCTTCAAAGTTAGGGAAAATTCCATCAGCAGCTATCATGATGCAATCACATAAAGGTTTGGGATACAAACAACCTCCGCCAGTTTGCATCTCCATCAGAAGGACAAGTACCAACCATATCACTGTGGAAGATGAGTCTGTTGCTTCCAACAAAAGGCCTTTAGTGTTTGATCGTCTTGGAAAGTCGACCACAAAAGCTTCTATGTTTGAGAGATTGAGGCCGTTGAagctgaagaagaagaggaagaacaaGTTCCACAAAGATTATCAAAGCGTTAAAATGCTCGCTTTACCTAGAACCCAGAAGGATATACAAAGTTTGATTCCTTCGAGAATGAGGCGACAAACAAACCTTATAGTTTCATGTGGGGAAGTGCTAAAAGAAAAGTCTCACACCGTGGTGTATACCAAGGAGCGTGACGAAGATGAGGAAAGTGTAGGTTCTTCATATCATATTACTATACAAAGTGATCAAGATACTTCATTTCAGATGGAGGTTGCCGAGAAGTTGGAGGACATCTCCGCGTGTTACCATATATCTTTCAATGATAGTGATTCTCAAGAGAATGAAGATGCTAGAGATGCTCCTTCAGAACTTGAAGAAGGGGTGAAGACCACAGTAGACTCCTTGAAAGAAGTTAATCTTGGTACTGATGAAGACCCAAGGCCCACCTACCTAAGTGCTTTTCTAACAGCTAATGAAGAAGACACTTACATTGAAATACTCAAAGAGTATAGGGATGTTTTTGCTTGAAGTTATAAAGAGATGTCTGGATTAGATCCCAAAGTAGCAGTCCATCATCTAGCGGTCAAGAATGGTGCCCGTCCTGTTAAGCAGGCCCAAAGGCATTTCAGACCAGATTTGGTTCCTTCAATCGAAAATGAAGTCAACAAACTCATTGAAGCTGGCTTTATTCGTGAAGTTAAATATCTTACATGGATTTCGAGTATCGTTCCCGTGAAAAAGAAAACTGGCCAAATTCGAGTTTGTGTTGACTTCAGGGATCTTAACAATGCATTCCCTAAAGATGATTTTTCGCTTCCCATCCCAGAATTGATGATTGATGCTACCACTAGTTACGAGGCGATGTCTTTCATGGATGGTTCATAATGCTATAACCAAATTCGCATGGCACCACAAGATGAAGAGCTTACTGCATTTCCTACACCCAAGGGTATTTATTGTTATAAAGTGATGCCTTTCAGTTTGAAAAATGCTGATGCcacatatcaaaaggctatgCAGAATATCTTTGATGATTTTCTCCACAAAAATGTTGAAGGCTATGTGGATGACTTGGtggtaaaatcaagaaagaggaGCGACCACTTGCAAGACCTGAGAATGGTGTTCGAGCGACTTCGGAGATATCAACTTCGAATGAATCCATTAAAATGTGCCTTTGCAGTTACTTCTGGAAAATTCCTTGGTTTCATTGTTCGACATCGTGGAATCAAAATTGATCAAGCCAAAGTTGATGCGATTTTGAAAATGCCCGAGCCTCGAAATATTCATGAGTTAAAAAGCCTGCAAGGTAAGCTAGCTTACATTAGGAGATTCATTTCGAATTTAGCTGGAAGGTGCCAACCGTTCAGTCGTCCCATGAAGAAGGGTGCCCCTTTCAAGTGGGACGAAGTATGTACTAATGCCTTTGAGAATATCAAGTCATATTTAATGAAGCCTCCAGTTCTAATCGCCCCTGTACCTGGAAAACCATTGATACTATATATTTCAGCACAAGAAAGGTCAGTTGGAGCGTTGTTGGCTCAAGAGAATAGTGAAGGGAAAGAAGATTCTCTTTACTACTTGAGCAGAATGATGACACCAAATGAGTTGAATTACATGCCAATTGAAAAGTTGTGTTTGGCACTAGTCTTCTCGATTCAAAAGTTGAAGCACTACTTTCAAGCTCATAGTGTTAACCTTATTTTCAGAGCAAATCCCATCAAGTTTGTGATGTCGAAACTAGTCCTCAGTGATCGACTAGCAAGATGGTACCTCCAGTTTCAATAATTTGAGATTACATACATCCCTCAAAAGGCTATAAAAGGACAGGCATTGGCAGATTTCTTAGCAGATCACCGGATACCTGATGATTGGGAACTAACTGATGAACTTCCCGACGAAGATGCAATGGTCGTTGAAATTCAACCTCTATGGAAAATGTACTTTGATGGTGCTGCACAATGTGATGAGGCTGGTGCTGGTGTGGTGTTTGTTAATCCGCAAGGAGAAGTTCTACCATACTCTTTTACTTTGACACAATGTTGCTCCAATAATGTCGCTGAATATCAGGCACTAATACTTGGACTTGAAATGGCTGTCGACATGAAGCAGTTGCAGTTGCAAGTCTTTGGTGACTCTCAGTTGGTGATTAATCAACTCTTGGGAAGCTATGAAATTAAGAAGCCCGAATTACTCCCCTGTTATGGTTATGCTCAGAAGTTGATAGGATGGCTTGGTGACGTGACTCTTCAGCACGTTCCTCggaaggaaaataagaaagcCGATACTTTAGCTGCTCTAGCTTCAGTGCTTACTCTGCTAGATCAAACACAAGTGACTATCTGTCGAAAATGGGTAGTACCTCCACTAAATGAGGATGAAGGTGCAGAAAATGAGCTTGAGCATCTCATAGCTGTTTCTGAAGCTGCGAAGGAAGACTGGCGACAACCCATCATTGACTACTTGAGTTATGGGATACTGCCAGAAGGCTCAAGAAGAAGAACTGAAATTCGTCGTCGTGCACCTCGATTCCTTTATTACAAGGATACTTTATATAGAAGATCTTTTGAGGGAGTACTCTTGCGATGTTTGGGGGAGGATGAAGCAGTCCAAGCTTTGCAAGAAGCACATTCAGGAGTATGTGGATCACATCAATCTGGACCAAAGCTCCACTTCCACATAAAATGGATGGGATattattggccaaccatggtgAAAGATTGCTCAGACTATGCTCGAAGATGCAAGGCTTGTGCTCAGACTATGCTCGAAGATGCAAGGCTTGTCAGTTTCATGCGAATTTTATACATCAGCCGCCCGAAGCATTGCACCCGACCGTTGCATCTTGGCC is a window of Lycium ferocissimum isolate CSIRO_LF1 unplaced genomic scaffold, AGI_CSIRO_Lferr_CH_V1 ctg1020, whole genome shotgun sequence DNA encoding:
- the LOC132041429 gene encoding uncharacterized protein LOC132041429 — translated: MARRPRKQKSVEHPKKAKVEENYHQEPRHPVTLGEFLPSWFRNKTARDNIEASCFNTDKDEANDESLSTLSLSSSEKPIESSSKEVHTCDTRITFTDNDFLLGETPHNRPLYMVGYALEKRINIILINDGSGVNILPIRTMKELGITTEELSESRLMIQGFNQGGQRAIGAIKVDITIKDLPSSVWMHVIDAKTSYNMLLGKPWIHENKVVPSSYYQCLKYLEGSVKKKIVVDDKLFTEAESHFVDAKFYLKNYIMREVKVDDIATTDREKVATKRADETIGKAGVDAEVPHPSFDPNAYKLFVKAGHNPNEPSKLGKIPSAAIMMQSHKGLGYKQPPPVCISIRRTSTNHITVEDESVASNKRPLVFDRLGKSTTKASMFERLRPLKLKKKRKNKFHKDYQSVKMLALPRTQKDIQSLIPSRMRRQTNLIVSCGEVLKEKSHTVVYTKERDEDEESVGSSYHITIQSDQDTSFQMEVAEKLEDISACYHISFNDSDSQENEDARDAPSELEEGVKTTVDSLKEVNLGTDEDPRPTYLSAFLTANEEDTYIEILKEYRDVFA